Genomic DNA from Schistosoma haematobium chromosome 1, whole genome shotgun sequence:
taGTGGTCTTGccttcgcttgtatctactttaccTAATATGTTCCTGCAAtgacgtcctttgtgttgtacagtcttcaaagcatctatagtaccctGACACGTCAGTGGGGtaatccacgtaaggtgctgaccgtgaggtgtgacttcgacgttagctagtttgtcacatcATTCACGTCTCACTCGAGTAGGCCTTCAATCATtttgacatagatcatctacgttggtgatctacattCTTATCATGATGATTTCATGACTTTTCGAATAATATAGTTTCTAGTGTGTGCTATGCAAGTGGTTCAGTCATTATAAGCAGTCTGGAGCAGAGTTTCCCTGAAAAATATCCACGATATTGATAACTTGTTGATATGTAGATTTGCCAGTGCTGGAAACGTAAACGAAATTTGTGGCATGTCTGTTGATCCATAATCAGAACAATAATGTGGTCAATCGTTTCAAGTTTGCACAAATCACGGTTTTTAATAGTTTGTTTAATGTTTTTCTAGTAGCACTTCGTGCGTCACATATCATATGTAATGttgtattaaaaaaatgaaattacagAATAACTTGGTAAGTCTGAGAATCGTATATCAAATAACTTATTTCTAAAATGTCTGTCCGTTAGTTCAGACTTGATTGGTCCTTCCCTTCCGCACCCGTCACTCTCTGTTTTCATCTTATTCTCCTCGATTTCCTTAACTTTCTGCCTCCGTGCATCTCACTTTTCACTGATGGTacaaactacttatatctatcaacatcatTAACACAAAGCACAATATTGTTATCTCAGTTCTCATGTTCGTGAAATGTGAAACGGAGGTATCTTTTTGAAAATGGTAAAGACCTGTTATAGATAGACAACCTAGGTGCCTAAATTTTAGTAACCATATAGCTGTTCTTTGTTGACAGACCTAATCGGTTATCTTAAATGAacatcattttaaaaattaaagcTAAGTTGGATACACTAGTCACTGTTGTTTCTGCATTTTTATACCAGATGTACTTCTTTTGTGTTCAGTAGTATCAAAGCCTCATTATGTTTGTTACGTGAGATACAGTGACTTGAATAACATGTGAAAATTAGCCTTCTTCGCTTTCAGAAGGCTTATTTCACACTAACTGGCAATGATACTGAGGTGTGAGCTGCTGacgtcgatagatataagtagtatgtatcatcaattgaaagggAAATACACAGCAGGAGAAGATTAGGAAGATCGAAGGAAAGAGGACgtgaacagagaatgattggtgtgaagatgaaggaacaatgaattctgaaaCGGGTGAATGgtgttttgcaaatgaagttttTACTGTATGggtctcagattttactaagggcttctgtaattttttgttcaaatacattcgattgccaCATTTGTGTTTACAttaaatagaatatttattatttcatcttTCTTTTCTACACGAAAATCAGAACATTCAAACTTTCAGCTAGAAATTATGAATGCGATTTTTTAAGATTCTCCTTTGAGTTTAATCACACATTCACCAAAAAAAACCAAACGAAATTAATCAGtgaaacaaattaaaaatttataGCATATCTAAATGCTTAGCATTTTGATTATTGTTCtgtgattagatggtggttgaaggtagtcgacaggaaaccccggacgcgggtttcgtgctacttcgcactcgtcagcaaggtgtacctgtaatcttgagggaactggtgctccctgacggattcgatcccgtatcacccagcttcacagtcagggacgtcaccactgagctatccgagccgctaCCGACCATCTGTAGGACTGAAATGTaatcacagttgattgatcactgggtgacgatcaatgtcatgcgtgtctagtccttatcagtgcagatcgaatgctatcgaccatgttgcaatgtggtacaccttgctgacgagtgccaagtagcacaaaacccgggtccagtgttcctgtcgactacctccaaccaccgtcTAATCTCAATaaatagtgcccgcagtgtcgagccacctagactggtggccacattgcaacatgatcgatagcattcgatctgcactagtaaggactagacacgcatgacattgatcgccacccagtgatcaatcaattgtgattattgTTCTGTATTTTGCAAAGTTGACATTAAATGCTATATCATCCATTGTAGAGTTTTTGAAAAATAGATTTTCGTTTCTAGGCAAAGTTTGAGAATTAAATAACTCGATGATTAGACCATATACTGATGAGAGGTCTagattatttattctgataactGTCCTTTTGTATCAAGAATATATGGTGTATAGAAAAAATCTACATGAAGTACTTTTAGTGCCTGTAGTTAACCCTCGTTCTATTGATAGAAGGAACTAGATTAGcggtgaataggtctttatttagattgtGGGACAGTCACAATGGAGACGGAGATTACCTGTTTGTATCTATGGGTGAGCAGAATTTCAAATGATAATCTACATTTTTGAAGAGGTGGAAATTAGCACAGTGGAGAAATTTCATGGCTAGACAGTAGTTAGCAAACTGGTCATAAGCCGCTTCTGGTTCAATTGATTCAATCTTACTAAACGGAATACAGTGTTGATCAGTAATAATTGTATATTCAGAGAGTTAGTTGTCATCATTGTATAATCCTGAAAATATTGGTGATTGATATGATGCAAACCACTTAAGTATATGTGGATGCAATTTTGAATTATTGAACAAAAAGGAATTCCTGAAGTTGTGCAATCTAAGTAGACAGAAATAGGTGGGCACTAACGAACTTATTGTGTTTGGAATTAGAAATCAGGTATACACCaagtacaaatgaatcattcatTGGTTCATAAAAACACCACAGATTTTTCATTGCTAATCGCATAAGCTCAATTGATAACAGAAGGGCGTTGCGACTGAGTGGAATGACAAATTAGCTGATCGAGTTTTGTACATCTCTATGTGATCTGTAGTAGTATATCGCTTCGTATTCAGTTAGAGTGACGACTGTTGACTATGAGTAGTTCCCAGCTTGTCCGTGTTGTACAGATATCTTATTGTCTGATAATTCTACAAGGATCGGAACAGGAGTCACTTAGATCACGTGGCGACATTTAGTTGTCTGTTTCTAAACATCGAGGTATCCCTCTGTGTAAACACAGAATGGAGATGATGTGTGACATAATCACTCATGAAATATTCAAAGTCTTTGAAATAACTAAGAATTGCAATTTAACTCCAGGAGACAGATCAATATGTTAGGTTTTTGTCTCAATAAGATAATCAACATGATATCCTCCAACAAGCTGATTTGAAGATTATTTCTAAAATCAGCAATGTTACCTGTGATCAAGTTTATCTCATGTGACTGTAATGGAATGCCAGAAAACAAACTTTGTAACGAAACCAAAACTCTACAATATGGGACtcatttctaatttattattgaatataaacttATGTTCTGAAAACTTATTAAAGGAGCTTGGCCACGATAACTACTAATGGTATGTAATTTATTCAAAAACTTGGGCTCAAACTACAATATTCGTGATAAAGTAAAAGCAACATTAAATATTTAACCATTTGTTCACTAATATCACAAAAACCAATGTTTCATTCTATCCCGATAAATGTAAATATGAGAGCTACAGTGAATACTATTTTTCAGTGAGTTTTACTTCGAAGTATATTCCTACTCATATCAAAAGCCAATTAGGTTGGGTAATTTTTTCATGATAAGTTGAATTAATCTTGGTGTTGACAGTATGTTGTTATATTCTTCTTTATCTACAGGTTCATAACATAACTGATCACTTCTACTGTTACGATCAGATAAGCTAGTAATTGTTGGATCACTCAAAATCTAGTCACTAGTTTGCATGCTTGAACTCTTCTGTAGTTGTTTCGAGTTTTGTAAACTAAGTAGTATGTTGAATCAACAAAGTGACTCAACACGCGGTACATGAACGTTTAATTGATGATGAAGTTTAAAGATTTGATGTGTTCATTTTCCGCACTGACATGTAGCATAAACgcataataatgaaaatttattttctccTTTCTATTTATCAAGCAAAGTTGGAAATATTATGGCTAAACATAAACactttattctctgaagaagtgacttacactaagccacgaaacgtcagaaaatctaatttttctactcgttaggatattacaaatttattatttatacccTTTTTACTTTCATATgaagtttaataataaatttatcccAGTCACGGTGCAACAACAATTCCCACTTGTTGGGATGTGTAATTCTCTTGCGGGTTCCCAATGACCAGAAGAATTCGGAGACCATCGTTCAACTGAAGAGAttgttgaattggtttcatCACTCCAACCTCCAATGACATATATCATGTCATCTAATGTAGTAACACAACAATTACTTCTTTTATGTATCATTGAAGGCATCATTTGCCATCGATTTGTATCCGGATTATATCGTTCTACTGTTCGTAGTCTTTGACGTCCATCGTTTCCACCGATGGAATACAAATATTGACCATATACAATAACACTAACACCACTTCGAATACTATTCATTGGAGCTACTATTGACCATTGATCTGTACGGGGATCATACATTTCTACAGAATTATGAAAATGCTCACCATCGAAACCTCCGACAGCATATATAAACCCTGAAAATGAATGAGCTCCTGCGTCACTACGAACTTGATGCATTGGTGAAACAAAAAACCACTGTTTTTGTTCTATATCATACCGTTCAACTGAGCTCAGTCGAAATTTGCCATTATGTCCACCAATAgcatatatataattgtttaaACTACATGCACACACATAATTTCTTTTCTCATGCATTGGTGATAAAATCTTCCATTTATGACTGGTTAATTCAAAAACTTTAAGAGTTTGAGTTGGCCCACTAGGCACATAACCACCTACAATGTAAATTTGTGTTTTATGCAAAACACAAGCAGAATAAGCATGACCCACATTAAGAGTTAAATCATCAGAATCTATACGACGCCAAGTGTCAGCTCGTGAATTATACACTTGAATTATTTTAGATGGACCAAAATAAGAATCATGTTGATTTCCTTCCCATCCACCAATGACAAAAATTGAATTATGAGGAAGACGTGGTTTATGAAGATATGTGAAAAGTTCAGTTTCATCTTTTAATTTAAAAGTTAACATATTATTGAATTGTGAAAATAATTCTATATTAGAATAACGTGCTAAAAGTATTAAATGATGACATGAATTCCACATTGTTTGTACTAATGAATGTTGTGATATATCATCTAAATATTCATTTGATAATCTACCCAATCTTAAACATGCTAATAAATCATAAATATAGAATTGTCTTTCTATCATTTTATGATGAATCCATTTTATAATaagatcaaataaatatttttcatttgaaatattcaatgaatcttctattaataatttttttaattcaatgaaatttatatttaaaaattcttCATATTgactaatttcaataaaatgaattaataaataattcaaagtGATCAATTGATAGTTTGGTAATTGACTTAATAATTTTTCAGAATTCATCcaataatttaaacaattttttgtatttaatttatattgaaCCACTTGGatacaatcatttataaattcaAATGTTTCATAATATAATCCTACTtctaataatgaattaatagtAGAtggtttaatattattatttaataaattataacgAGTTTCATGattacaatgaataaatgataataaacattctaatgcataaatatttgtataattaaGTATAAGTGGTTGAAATTGTAAATCAGATAAACTTTTAGGTTGTAATTGATATTGTGATTtaatgattgttgttgttgttcttcttcttctataataataatttactaattCAAATTGACGTAATTTAATAAGTTCATGTTTAAAAATTGTACTTGCTTTAGCAAGTTTAAATCCACTTATAGAATGTACATGACTATTGTTTATAATTACTTTTCGATCAAGAAGATAATCTGGAAGTGTACTAATGAAAAAACAATTCGACATTGATGATGTGGACATAATTTCAAATGTCTGATTTTGATACTACGGATATAATTTAATGTGTCGAATTGATATTACATTTTGAATTTATTGACAATTTCGAAAAAGGTCGATAAGTAGAAGTGGCCAGTTTAAAAAAGTTATTCATCaatattattggctttattcaatattatattttcggcacaatataaaattctcagcgtttattatttcttgatcgatcctgatgataaatattgagtgatcaccagtttGTTATCAGCATTTCAGAAGTTGACATTCTTTCAATGCACATTGCCAGCCATCACGATGTCTCCAATTGTAAATGTTTGTAACATTTACAGCGAAGGGtagtaaacttttcacaaacgcacctgataTAGGTTATGCAACTGATTGACATGGTGatctgttgaaacaaacaagGAATTAGATAacctgttgaaatatctagaagGCAATAACAGGTAGCCTAGATATTCATGCAGGCCAATAATTATCGAATGATATGCAACTACAaacagtgataataatactaattattGAAGTCAGattcttaaaataaatgaataatcaaaACTTTTGTAACAGAATGAAATAAAAGTTATAGGCAATACGGATTTATTGTAAAGATCATGTGTACCATTTAATGTTGTGAAGTATCTTAAAGTATGAATTTTATTTGAACTGAATGAAATAATCGAAACTTAtcgaataaataattaacttcaatcaactgaATAAATACAACAAATCCAATTGAAGTGTGATAAAATTTTAAGTAGCTTTCAACTATCAACCACTTTCTGATACGTGCATTTACGTTTGCATTGGATCCTATTTGTTCGTCGAAGGTGCTTCCGGGTATGTGAACGCTTCACtgtgtcatttatttgtttcatattcCCTTCTCTTGCACCTTTTTCTGCTGTCGTTGCCAGCTCTTACACGTTTTATTGATTGTCAGATCTAATGCTGCTCCTCATTTACTTGCTTACTTTGATGAACTCAGCTTGTGCCAtcactttctctgttcttgttcgactgctgttaattgctatcttccttatctttctttcttgaatcttgtccggGGTTTGGAAAGAGactcattccttatgatgatgcttgttgtggcctagaacctcctgacacgtcgAAGTTGGTGCTTCTGTCATCCCCTTCCAGCTGACCTCCATAGAAGTTTCTTCATCTTGCATTAGACGTAGTAAGGCTTGAAACGTGTTGTTGAGAGCGgtcttgaatttgttgaattCGACTGTATGTCGAAGAAAGTAAGTATTGAACCTTCGCATTTGTGTTTGTCCACTAATCCAATGCTTCTTTGGTTTTAGTTTCACCTTAGCAATCATCAGGTGGTGATCGTAAAATATGTCATCTCGTCTCCTGATTCTCACGCCTTCAATCGATCTTGTGAATATATTAGTTGtacaaatatgatcgatcttgTTCTGTGTGATATGGCCCGTTGATACACATGTAGCTTTCTGTGGGAATATTGTATTATCTATagccaatttgttgaatgcatataaatttgcaaatctctcaacATTCTCGTTTGTTTATTCCAGTCATTCCATGTCATCCTATGATATCTTAAAACCTGGTGTTGttcattccgactttggtgtttTGGTTTCCCATCAGGATGACCAGGTACTTCAACGAGCACTTAGCTATcatcgattgcagcctctcgtaaaaCTAATCAATTCCGTAGTCATTGCTATCGTTAGTGGGTGTATTACATTGAAATGCAATGCAGTTCCCTACTGCTTTGCTTTGAAAGATTCTTTGATGATCATGGGtctatgagattcccatccaataagtgcattttgtgcttctttggacagcatcaaagCAATTCACTGAATATGCGCTACACTTTGTTCTTCATGATCGGAGTACTGAAGCAACTCTTCTGAATCTATTcatttctgtccagcttggattTGATGTGTTTCATTGATTTTGAGCACCACCTATTTGTATCCCTCATTTCCATAGCTATTTAACTAGTtctcccggtttcccacattttCTGAACATTTCATGCACCAATTAAAACTGTTGCTCTGGTCTTGATGTTAAACGGGGAATGACATTCACCACgaggcatcataattcttcAGGAGCAAGAAACCTCAACTCAGACAACACAGTTGAAATGGTTTAATATGTTtgttctggttggcgtttttagCAGGGTTGTTTCTTTACGGGATGCAGATGCCgtcctcatgcccaaccctcctcctttttCTGGGATCGGGACCGACAGTAACCCTAGATGAGCAACAGGTGTGACTTAGTTTATTTTAGTTTAGGTAAAAATTAACTCATTCTAACTAGCTTATCTGTGATTGGTTACTCTCAGACGTTTGGTTGGCTGCatttttctttgtattcctaATGATCACTTTATTCTGTTAACCTATTTATACATGATTAACTGACGTTTCCTGTATAGGTTTGTAAAATAGGTCCATGACGACATGCCTAATGAATTCTGATTGAATTCAGTTCTGTGTTTCCAGAAAGTTTCTCAATAGTTTGGAATCAACCAATCCAGGATTTCGAGGTTTTCCCAATCAAACTCGTATCTGTAGTTGTCTTCTTTTACTGATGCAAGCGATTGCATGTACGTTTATGTATGCGTAAACGGAGGAGGCATTCAGTTAATTTAGTGTAAATTTTGTTGCAGCTGGCGTAATTTCTTTTATGGATATGTTTCAGAGAGAATACATACTATGAGTAATACAACATTCATTTCCAATGAGAATAAGTAAACGAACCTCTCTTTGTGTATGTATGTTGTAGAATACGAATAACATCCACGGTGATAGGaaccctttattattatttgcaatTACTGCCTTTCATTACGAAGCTGTGCAAATTGTTGAGTTTGATTGAAATCAGGAGCTggtccaggttttcgatggttatCTAACTTAGATTGATTAGTGGTTTcaagaaaattatttacttgtttatATTCAGCAGAAATTTGACCACTGACATTTATTTTAGTGGCGATAAATGTAAATGATTCTTCATAAATAAGACGAATTTAGTCATTCTCATTGTTAAAGCAAatcattcaatagttaagatggTATTTACATTAAGGAATAAACAAAAGAAGCTTATGAAAgttaatatttacaaaactgATGTGAACTATGATTGTAATCTAGCATTTAGTTTGTACTTCAGAATGTTTATCATTTTCGATGGAACATTATCATGaatcatttttataattatttacaatGGAAGTTTGCTTAGTTGGTGCAGGAGTGTTAGTatttatgaacataaaacaagttgaaacaTATCATGTTGTTTTCATTGTAGTTGATAGATTTCCTTTTGAATACAAACTGTTTGTTCTAAATATCCATATTGTTAATATAAGTTTCTACCATTGTGAATTGTTTAAAACTATTAGGAGAAATATACAAACTAGGATTACAAACCAATGCTATCACTTTAAGTACAATAAATacacacaataataatagtgtggtgtgtgtattactgatgtcgacagatataagtagtatgaataaccaatcggaagtggaatgcctggaggcagaaggttgagaagacaaaagagaagtgaacgagaacaaagagtgattggtatggagATGAAGTATCAacgaagtctgagacaattgatggacattttgcgaatgaattatttaatgtaccattctcagattttactaagaaattctgtaatttCATTTCTCAATATATTTAGTTGTCCCTATCTGTGTCCTCGTCACCTACTTTTTTTGTCGCCTCAATAGTAATGATTAAGATGTATAACGTGAAATGTTCGACTTGTCAATCTATCGATCATTACCATCAAGTAAAGACATACGTAAAGCATGATTTGTATTCTTTCGTCTACAAGGATAACTCATATACGTCATCAACAGAATTTGAACGGCACTAAACTATGGAACTATATGATATTGGTTCTCtcacagtgatcaatcagtatATCTGATAACTAAACAGTTCAAACCGTTAATGTTAGCGGCATTGAAATGATTGTAGAGTTGTTTTACTTTTCCattgtt
This window encodes:
- the KLHL10_3 gene encoding Kelch-like protein 10 (EggNog:ENOG410V8MQ~COG:T) — encoded protein: MSTSSMSNCFFISTLPDYLLDRKVIINNSHVHSISGFKLAKASTIFKHELIKLRQFELVNYYYRRRRTTTTIIKSQYQLQPKSLSDLQFQPLILNYTNIYALECLLSFIHCNHETRYNLLNNNIKPSTINSLLEVGLYYETFEFINDCIQVVQYKLNTKNCLNYWMNSEKLLSQLPNYQLITLNYLLIHFIEISQYEEFLNINFIELKKLLIEDSLNISNEKYLFDLIIKWIHHKMIERQFYIYDLLACLRLGRLSNEYLDDISQHSLVQTMWNSCHHLILLARYSNIELFSQFNNMLTFKLKDETELFTYLHKPRLPHNSIFVIGGWEGNQHDSYFGPSKIIQVYNSRADTWRRIDSDDLTLNVGHAYSACVLHKTQIYIVGGYVPSGPTQTLKVFELTSHKWKILSPMHEKRNYVCACSLNNYIYAIGGHNGKFRLSSVERYDIEQKQWFFVSPMHQVRSDAGAHSFSGFIYAVGGFDGEHFHNSVEMYDPRTDQWSIVAPMNSIRSGVSVIVYGQYLYSIGGNDGRQRLRTVERYNPDTNRWQMMPSMIHKRSNCCVTTLDDMIYVIGGWSDETNSTISSVERWSPNSSGHWEPARELHIPTSGNCCCTVTGINLLLNFI